The segment AAGGCCGAGATGACGGACAATACGATACCCGGCAAGATCATTGGTCGTCGCAACAATCATGGCGTTCTCCAACCAAAAAATAAGTCAAAGAATGAAACGCCTGCCTGGGGGTCGAGACCCCAGATATTTAACTCTTCTATTAACCTCCGAGATACTTCAGCGGGTTTACCAGTGGATGGCATTTCGAAATGAGCTTATTGGCTGGCGCGCCTTACCCTTAGAGAAGTTCGTTGTAATGTCTTCTATCTCGACCGAGTCGAGAAACTTTGCGTGTGCAATATTTAACATTTTCGGGTTCTTTTTTCTTCCCCACGCGAGAATTAGACGCTCCAGATATTTGAGTACTTCCTTTGATACGTTCGTTGAGAATCCTTTTTGTTTATCCTTGGGGCGCGCAAGTAGGTGTATACAAAGAGTGCCTTTGATACCGCGCCAATCGCCAAGGATTTTGGTGAGGTTAGCGTTGTTGAAGACTTCTTTATGGAAGCCTTGCTTCTGCGTAATCCCCACATACTGCGGCATGTAGTTTGAGCCATTGCGGAGAGAAAAAAGATAAACGCCCTGAGCGGGCGGAAGGTACTCCACTTCGCTTTCGACCGTTTCCCAGAATTGCTTTTGCCGCTCCTTCTTCCTGATTTCGAGCTTGTCACACACAAAGGGACCGTAGACTCGAAAATAGCTGCTCATGAAGTCACCCCCCGGCGCAGGATGCGGCTGGAGCGTCACAATAAATCAATAATCTGAGAAAATGCGAGTGGCGTTTCTGGGCTTGTGGCGACGGTCGGCCAACCTGAACTTGGGAGGTTTGCCTCAGAAAGTCACGTCGAGCCGTAACACGCCTGCCGCCTGCCCCGCGCGTGTCAGCACGATGTCTCGACGACCCTAATTGGAGCGGGTGAAGGGAATCGAACCCTCGTATTCAGCTTGGAAGGCATCAATAAAATCCATCTATATCAGTATCTTAAGGCATATATGATGGGGGTTATGATGGGACTTTCACCGGCTCCATTGCATTCATAGCATTGCGCAGATCGTCGTCCAGCACGTGCGCATATTTCGCCGTGGTTGAAACATCGCTGTGCCGGAGCAACCGCGAAACCATCTTCAAATTGCCTGTCGAGCGCAAGAGCCGGGTGGCGCAGGTGTGCCGTAAGTCGTGCAGCCGCAAGCCGACGACCCCCGCCTGCTCGCAAGCCTTTACGAAGGCCGCCGACAAGCTTCGATACGTCATCGGCTCATTGCTCATATTCCGCCAAACTGGCGTTCCTACGGCGTCTCTGGGCCGCATAGGGGCAAGAATTTCGATCATCGCGGCGGATAGCGGAATTGGCGCGGTCTTGTTGCCCTTCCCTCGCACGGTGATGATAAGGCCGGACCAATTAATGTCAGTCCATTTCATCCCGCAAAGCTCACTGGCCCGCAGCCCTGACAAGATCGCGAACCGGACGGCGGGGTGATAGTGCGACGGCAGTACCGCAAAGATCGCCGCCTCCTCCTCTGCGCTCGCGAACCGGACGCGCTCGACAGGCTCCCGCAAGCGATGGACGCGCCAATTGATCCTGCCGACAGTCTCGCCCCAATTCTGCTCAGCCCGGCGAAGGACTCGGCGGAGCGGATCGATAACGCTGCGATTGACCGTCGAATTTGATATGCGCTTCGGAATGCGCTCTTTCGCCATCTTGCCAGCGATCATCTTTGGGTAGCTGACAAGATCGCCGCGCCGCCGCGCGACCAATGCGGCAACATCGGAGTCGGTGATCGAGGCAATCGCCTTGTCAGGCCCGAGATTCTTGACGATGTAGACTAGCGACCAATTTATGTCGCGGTGCGACTTGGCGCGCTCCCCGACTTCAGCCCAATATCGCCCTGCTGCCTCATCGATTGTCATCGGCGCGGCATCGAAGCTTCGCGCATTGGCGAATTGCCGCTTTAGCTCCTCGCGAATCTCTCGCTCGCGCGCCTCGGCATCGCGTTTGTTCGCGTGTCCGGTCGATCCGGCGAATCGCTGGCCTTTGAACTGAAAGTCGTAAGTGTAGTTTGGCGAACCTTCGCGCTTGTAAATCGACATCGGCCATACCGCGATTAAGCTGAATACCCGCAGTATGGCGACTCTCTGCGCACGCGGCAACGGCTGACATGCGCTGACATCCAAGAACAATGTGCAACAATCGATGTTCGCGATTGCTCACCTAAGCGCACTCCGCTTAATGTCATAAATGTATTGACGGAAACCCGCCCGACGCTCCCGCAGCGCCGGGCTTTTTTATGCGCGAGGGAAAGACAATGACCGCAACGAAGACTGGCACGGCCAGCGACACTATCGACGGCGCCCCGGCGATTGCTGCTTACATCGGCGTTTGCCCGCACACCGTCCGGCGTCGGCTTGCAAAGGGACTCCTGCCGGGAGCCTTCAGGGTCGGCAATCAAATCATGCTGAGCAAACTGGAATATCACGCTGGCGTCGCGGCGCGCATAGCCGAGTCATCTCGGCGCGTCGCTTAAGAAAGGACAACTGACATGGATTATCTCGACATTGACCCCAATTCCATCCCGCCGGAAGGCCGCACGCTGACCGGCCCCGAATACTGCCGCATGTACCGCGAGATCGCGAAAGACGATCACCTAAAACAAGTCGCAGAATGGATTGGCATGTACGGTCAAGACGCCGTTCTGCACTTGGTAGGGATGGCGCTCGTAAAGGCTTCAGACGACATTGTGTCTGACTTTCCCGACTCATCCTCTGACGAAATGTCCGAGCGGTATATGGCCGACGCATATCGCGTGATGAGACTCGCTGATGAACTTGCAGACGAGGTTGCCAGCCGCCTTGATCGGCGCAAGGCATAGTCGCTGACACGTCTGATAGCAAAGAAAAGCCCGGCACCGCTCTAACGGTGCCGGGCTTAGTCATATCAAACTACACACAAGAAGAATATAATGTATATCAATACAAATGTAAATCATAAATCCGAATCTAAACATAAAAATCAGCGCGAAAATACTTCAAAGCGTCGCGATATATTGTCCGATAGGAAGAATCCAAACGCGCTTTTCGCGAAAAAGCTGAAGGCTAAGACATCGGCGCGGCCAAACCACGAGTCGCGCCTCTCCATGCGGCAGCACGCGGCTCTCAGGCTCAATCATCTAGCACGAGTCGCGCTCTACAAGGCCAGCCTCGGACAGATGCTTGATCCCGAGGCGTGGATGTTTATCGCGGCAAACTATCTGTCATCGTTCCCGCCGGACCTGAGAGGATTCAGGCTGAACGTCGCGACACTCCGGCGCGCAATGGCTGACTGCGGTTTCGACGCGGACGAGATCACCGACGAGATCGAGCGGCAAACGCAATGGACGCTGACATGGCGGTCTAACGAATCTAAGCGTCTCGGCCGGCCGCACTACATTCCTGTCGGCGCTGACGAGGCCGGTGAAATTCTGGGAATCACTGAGGAGGAACGGCGGGTGGCGCAGTCGTGGCAAATAGGATGGCAGGGCGGATCACCGCAGGCGCGGCGGCAAGCCGAAAGGCAGGCCGACAAAGAGCGGCACGAAATTGCGCGGCGGCAGGCCGGAGCCGTAAGCCGGAAGGAATACGAAGCCGCAAGCGCGTCTCAACAGAAGCCTTGGGAAGCGGAAGGAGCAGCCGTCGCACTTGGTATCGCCGCCGCGATAGCGCGGGCACAAGTCCGTCTGGCACAGGTCCGTCTGGTGCAAATAAGGACAATGGCACAAGTCCGTCTGACGCAAAGATAATTAATAGAAGGGATTCCGAGACGACCGCCGAAAAGGCGGGCGCCAATGGAGTTTCAAGCGAGCCGCAGAGCGTTCCGGGTCGCATGTGGAACCTGCCGCCAGAAATTGCCTCTGCGCTTGGATGGACCGTCAGATAGGATCGAGGGAAAATTCCGGCGCCGAGAAAGTCAGAAGCGAACGCTTGGATGGCAACGGCCTGACCCGTCATTTTAACGGGGTTGCAAACGTCTCGCCAGCACTCCCCAAAACCGGGGAATGCTCGGGACTGACACGCCGGCAACATTGGGCAACGGAGACGGCCTCAGACCGTTGTCAAATGCACCACGGCACGACAACGGCACAGAACGCCATTTCAGGCTGGCGAATCGTCTCGGCAGATAGCCAAAACTGACAGGGATTCCCCCCATAGCGCCGGATACAACAAATGACGGCACTTTACCGATCGGTACAGATGGATAACTGGACCAATGCGTCCGGCTCGCGCGGGAATCGTTACGCTGTAACCGTCCTGTCAGCCGTGTCAGTGGTCAATAAGGTGCGTGGATTTCCAGCCCGGCTTTCTGGCAAGCACTTTGGCGACGCCCTCGTGGCTAATCTCGACGCCTGTTGCTCGCACGGACTCGGCAATGGCGCGCAATGACAAGCCTGTCTTGAAAAGCTTGTGCATCAGCTTAATCGCGCGTTGCTCGGCATCGTCATCTACAAGTTTTCCATCGACGGGCCGCCAGCCGAAGGGGCGCCTCCCACCCAAATACCGACCGCGCTGTTTCTGATCGGTCTTAACGTCCGCGATACGCTGACGAATACGATCACGCTCGGCTTCGGCCACGGCTGACAAAATGGTGAAAACCAACTTGGCGATACCGTTGCCGGTCACGTCGCCGCCAAGGTCGATAAGGTGCAAGCTGACGCCAGCTTTCTTGAGCGCGTCGAGGTTTTCCAGTGCGTCAACGGCGCTGCGGAACATGCGGTCTAGCTTGGCTGCGATAACCACGTCGCCGGGCTTTAGGACGGCCAATAGAGACGATCCCTCGGGCCGCTCGCCCAATGGCACCGAACCAGAGACTCCCCGCTCTACGAAGCTCCTACCGATTTCTAGGCCGTGCATCTGTGCATATCCGGCGACAATGCGCTGTTGCACGTCGAGACTTTCGCCATCATCGGCCTGACGACGAGTTGAAACGCGCGCATATGAATAGACGGCCATGTCATTCCCCTGTCAACTTGTCAGCTTGCATCAAGACATAGATCAAAGCTGCAAAGCTTGTCAACTTGCTAATGCAACCTGACAATCAATTCGCTATTTCGCTTCCTAACTAATTGATTTTGCTTTATTCCTCAAAATTGAGGGCTGCTAGAGCACCAATCATCACCATGCTCGGCACATGACGCTCGGCTAAATTGTCAGGCTCAGATCGCGCCATTGACGCAAGGGGGTCACAAAACGTTACCCCCTTCGCCGCCATCACCGCGCCATGTCAGTGCCGGGCGCACGGCTCGCATTCGAGCAATCCCCCCCGACCTTCGATT is part of the Methylovirgula ligni genome and harbors:
- a CDS encoding tyrosine-type recombinase/integrase — protein: MSIYKREGSPNYTYDFQFKGQRFAGSTGHANKRDAEAREREIREELKRQFANARSFDAAPMTIDEAAGRYWAEVGERAKSHRDINWSLVYIVKNLGPDKAIASITDSDVAALVARRRGDLVSYPKMIAGKMAKERIPKRISNSTVNRSVIDPLRRVLRRAEQNWGETVGRINWRVHRLREPVERVRFASAEEEAAIFAVLPSHYHPAVRFAILSGLRASELCGMKWTDINWSGLIITVRGKGNKTAPIPLSAAMIEILAPMRPRDAVGTPVWRNMSNEPMTYRSLSAAFVKACEQAGVVGLRLHDLRHTCATRLLRSTGNLKMVSRLLRHSDVSTTAKYAHVLDDDLRNAMNAMEPVKVPS
- a CDS encoding recombinase family protein produces the protein MAVYSYARVSTRRQADDGESLDVQQRIVAGYAQMHGLEIGRSFVERGVSGSVPLGERPEGSSLLAVLKPGDVVIAAKLDRMFRSAVDALENLDALKKAGVSLHLIDLGGDVTGNGIAKLVFTILSAVAEAERDRIRQRIADVKTDQKQRGRYLGGRRPFGWRPVDGKLVDDDAEQRAIKLMHKLFKTGLSLRAIAESVRATGVEISHEGVAKVLARKPGWKSTHLIDH